A stretch of DNA from Microlunatus capsulatus:
TCGTGCGGGACGGTGGCCAGCCGGCGGATCCGGCCGGCGGGCACCGGCCGGGTGAAGACCTGGTCGCCGCTGAGGTCCAGCACGTCCTTGAGGTGGAGGTAGCCGACCATCCCCCCGGGGCCGCCGACCAGGTAGCGGGAGTAGCCGTGCTCGGCCACCCGGGACTGGACGTCGGCCGGGGTGCAGCCGGGCGGCAGCACGACCAGCGCGGCGACCGGCACCTCGACGTCGGCGACCTTCTTGGCCGTGAACTCGAAGGCCGCGCTGAGCGCGCCGGTCGAGTCCTCCAGGGTCCCCTCGCGGGTGGACTGGGCGACGATGTTGGCCACCTCGTCGAGGGTGTAGGTGCTGGTGGCCTCGTCCTTGGGCTCGACGCCGAACAGCCGGACGACGGCGTTCGCCACGGCGTTCAGCGACCAGATCACCGGCCGGAAGACCCGCGAGAAGAGCACCAGCGGCGGGGCCAGCAGCAGCGCGGCGCGGTCGGGGACCGAGAACGACAGGTTCTTGGGCACCATCTCGCCGAGCACCACGTGCAGGAAGGTGACCAGGGCGAGGGCCACGACGAAGGCGACCACCGAGATCGCCGTCGCCGACAGCGGCGTCAGCCCCAGCGGGACCTCCAGCAGGTGGTGGATCGCCGGCTCGGAGACGTTGAGGATCAGCAGCGAGCAGATCGTGATGCCGAGCTGGCTGGTGGCCAGCATCAGCGTCGCGTGCTCCATCGCCCACAGCGTGGTGCGCGCCGCCCGGCTGCCCGCCTCGGCGCGGGGCTCGACGGAGGACCGGCGGGCGGAGATGACGGCGAACTCGGCGCCGACGAAGAACGCGTTGGCGGCCAGCAGGACGACCAGCCAGACGAGCCCGGGCACGTACTCACCCATGACGGGCCTCCTCGTCGGAGCCGACCGCGGTGGCGCCGGCACGGGCGCGGCGCCCGTCGGCGGGGTCCCCGTCCTCGTCGGCCTCGTCCGGGTCGTCCGCCGGGGCGGGGGTGGGGGTGGGGGTGAAGCTCAGCCGGTCGACCCGGGCCCCGTCGACCCGCTCGACGCGGAGCGTGCCGGCGTCCAGCGCCACCTCGTCGCCCTCGGCGGGCAGCCGGTCCAGCTCGTCGGTGACGAAGCCGCCGACCGTCTCGTACTCGCGGTCGTCGGGCACCCGGATGCCGGTGTCCTCCAGCAGCTCGTCGGGGCGCAGGCCCGCGTCGAAGGTGACGACGTCGCCGTCGCGCTCCAGCGTCGCGCGGCGTCGGTCGTGCTCGTCCTCCAGCTCGCCGACGAGCTCCTCCACCAGGTCCTCCAGGGTCACCAGGCCGGCGGTGCCGCCGTACTCGTCGGCCACGATCGCCATCTGCAGGCCGCCGCGGCGCAGCACGCCCAGCAGGGTGTCGACGTTCATCGACTCCGGCACCCGGACCGGCTCCACGGCCAGCGTCGCCGCGGCGACCCGGGTCCGCTCGTGCACGGGCACCGCGAAGGCCTGCTTGACGTGCACCACGCCGACGACGTCGTCCGCGTCGACCCCCACCACCGGGAAGCGGGACATCCCGCTGCGCCGGGAGAGCTGCACGATCTCCTCGGCGGTGTCGGCCCGGCCGACCTTGGTCATCCGGACCCGCGGCGTCATCACCTCCGACGCGGTGCGGTCGGCGAAGCGCAGCGTGCGGCCGAGCAGCGTGGCGTGGTCGGCGTCCAGCAGCCCCTCGGTGGCGGAGCGGCGGACCAGCGAGCTCAGCTCCTCGGCCGAGCGGGCGCCCGAGAGCTCCTCCTTCGGCTCCACGCCGAGCGCGCGGACCAGGGCGTTGGCCGTGCCGTTGAAGAGCATGATCAGCGGCCGGAAGACGGCGGTGAACAGCGTCTGGAACGGCAGCACCAGCCGGGCGGTGCGCAGCGGCAGGGCCAGCGCGAAGTTCTTGGGCACCAGCTCCCCCACCACCATGGAGAACAGGGTGGCCAGCACCAGGCCGACGACGGTGCCCACCACGGGCACGGCCCCGGCCGGCAGCCCGAGCCCGGTCAGCGGGCCCTCCAGCAGCCGGCTGACCGCGGGCTCGAAGGTGAAGCCGGTCAGCAGCGTGGTCAGCGTGATGCCCAGCTGGGCGCCGGACAGGTGCGTCGAGGTGATGCGCAGGGCGTTGATGGTGGTGGCCAGGCCGGCCTCGCCGTCGCGCTCGCGGGCCTCCAGCTCGAAGCGGTCGAGGTTGACGAGCGCGAACTCGGAGGCGACGAACAGCCCCGTGCCCACGGTCAGGACCAGGCCGACGGCGACCATCAGCCAGTCGAGCAGCATGCGGGGCCTCTCCAGGGGTGGGGCGTCAGCCTAGCGAGTCCTCCGCGAGCCCCCGGTACGCGGCGCTGGGCACCTGGGTGGCCAGCTTGCCGCCGCTGACGTCGACCAGGGTGCCGGTGATGTAGCCGGCGAGGTCGCTGGCCAGGAAGCAGAGCAGGTTGGCCACGTCCTGGGCCTGGCCCCAGCGGCGCAGGCTCA
This window harbors:
- a CDS encoding hemolysin family protein: MGEYVPGLVWLVVLLAANAFFVGAEFAVISARRSSVEPRAEAGSRAARTTLWAMEHATLMLATSQLGITICSLLILNVSEPAIHHLLEVPLGLTPLSATAISVVAFVVALALVTFLHVVLGEMVPKNLSFSVPDRAALLLAPPLVLFSRVFRPVIWSLNAVANAVVRLFGVEPKDEATSTYTLDEVANIVAQSTREGTLEDSTGALSAAFEFTAKKVADVEVPVAALVVLPPGCTPADVQSRVAEHGYSRYLVGGPGGMVGYLHLKDVLDLSGDQVFTRPVPAGRIRRLATVPHDADLEDALAALRTTGAHLARCVDAGGATTGVLFLEDIIEELVGEVRDATSTH
- a CDS encoding hemolysin family protein — encoded protein: MLLDWLMVAVGLVLTVGTGLFVASEFALVNLDRFELEARERDGEAGLATTINALRITSTHLSGAQLGITLTTLLTGFTFEPAVSRLLEGPLTGLGLPAGAVPVVGTVVGLVLATLFSMVVGELVPKNFALALPLRTARLVLPFQTLFTAVFRPLIMLFNGTANALVRALGVEPKEELSGARSAEELSSLVRRSATEGLLDADHATLLGRTLRFADRTASEVMTPRVRMTKVGRADTAEEIVQLSRRSGMSRFPVVGVDADDVVGVVHVKQAFAVPVHERTRVAAATLAVEPVRVPESMNVDTLLGVLRRGGLQMAIVADEYGGTAGLVTLEDLVEELVGELEDEHDRRRATLERDGDVVTFDAGLRPDELLEDTGIRVPDDREYETVGGFVTDELDRLPAEGDEVALDAGTLRVERVDGARVDRLSFTPTPTPAPADDPDEADEDGDPADGRRARAGATAVGSDEEARHG